The region GCAACTTACCCGGGCGGCCCTTGCGGTCGGCCCCGGTAAACGCGCCCGGCGCGGTGCCGAAAAACTCGGCTTCGAGCAGGTCATGGGGAATCGCGGCGCTGTTGATACTGACGAAGGCTTTGTGCGCACGCGGCGAGGCGCCATGGATCGCCTGGGCCAGCAGCTCTTTGCCGGTGCCGGTTTCGCCCAGCAGCAACACCGGTGACTCGGCGCTCGCACTGCGCCGCGCTCGGCGCTTGACTTCCAGGCTGGCCGCGCTGGTGCCGATAAAGTGCGCGAAGTTGTATTTGCTCTGCCGCGAACGCAGCAACGAACGCGTGGAAGCAAGCTCCTGCTGCATGCTGAGGTAGCGCTCGATCAGTGGCGACAGGTTGCGCAGCTCATCAAACAACGCAAACCCAATTGCACCAATCACCGCGCCGGCATCGTCGTGAATCGGCAGGCGCATCACCACCAGCGGGCCCTTGGGCGTGTCCTGGATATCCAGCAAAATCGGCTGATCGTTGCGCACGACCTGGCGCAACAAACTGTTGGCGATCACCTGCTCACAAGGCTGGCCGATGGCATCGTCGGCGCTTTTAAGCCCGAAACGCTTGGCGTAGCGCTCGTTCATCCACACGATATTCGCGTCACGGTCGACAATCACCGTGCCTTCGCTGGACTGCTCGATAATCTCGAACAGCGACTGGATAGCCAGGCCGCGAACCCGTTGGTAATCCTTGAGGCTTTCGTTGCTATTCATGCACCCGCCGCCAACACAAAATATGAAGAGGGCCGCGCTCCTACAAGGGAATATGCGCTGCCGCCAGAAGCTCTTTGGTGTACGCGTGCTGCGGCGCTTCGAACACATCATGGCTCGCGCCGCGCTCCACCACCTTGCCATCCTTGATCACGATCATGTCGTGGGCCATGGCGCGTACTACCGCCAGGTCATGGCTGATAAACAGGTAGGTCAGGCCGTATTTCTCTTGCAGTTCGCGCAGTAACGCCACGACCTGCTTTTGCACTGTGCGGTCGAGGGCGGACGTGGGTTCGTCCAGCAACATCAGCGCCGGCTTGAGCACCAAGGCGCGGGCGATGGCGATGCGTTGGCGCTGCCCGCCGGAAAACTCATGGGGGTAACGATGACGGCTGGCGGGGTCGAGGCCCACATCCTTGAGCACCTGGATCACCTGCGCATCGCGGTCGGCCAGGCTGCACGGCGCGTGCACTTCCAGGCCTTCGCTGATGATCTGCTGCACCGACATACGCGGGCTGAGGCTGCCGAACGGGTCCTGGAACACCACCTGCATCTGCTTGCGCCACGGGCGCATTTGCTGGTTGTTCAGGGGGTCGAGGGCTTCGCCCTGGAAGCGGATGCTGCCGGTGGAATCCAGCAAACGCAGGATCGCCTGGCCCAGGGTCGACTTGCCTGAACCGGACTCGCCGACAATCCCCAGGGTCTTGCCGCGCTGCACGCTGAGGCTGATGCCGTCCACTGCGCGCAGGTAAGTTTTGCGCCGGAACAGCCCGCCGCCGAGGGGGAATTGCACGGTCAGGTTGTCGACCTGCAACACCGTCTCGCGTTCGTCGTTGCACAGCGCGCTGCCGGCAGGCTCGGCATCCAGCAGCAGGCGGCTGTAAGGATGCTGCGGTGCGTTGAACAGCGTCTGGCAGTCGGCCTGCTCGACAATCTCACCGGCGCGCATCACGCACACGCGTTGGGCAATGCTGCGCACCAGGTTGAGGTCATGGCTGATCAGCAGCAGCGACATGCCCAACCGTTGTTGCAGGGACTTGAGCAGCAGCAGGATCTTGCGCTGCACGGTCACGTCCAGCGCGGTGGTGGGTTCGTCGGCGATCAGCAGTTCCGGCTCGCAGGCCAGGGCCATGGCGATCATCA is a window of Pseudomonas antarctica DNA encoding:
- a CDS encoding ABC transporter ATP-binding protein, coding for MNLIEIRDLSVAFSGQTVVSKLCLDVRPGECLALVGESGSGKSVTAHSILQLLPEAGTETTGSVKYRGQELIGASASTLQKLRGNRIAMIFQEPMTSLNPLHSIEKQIGETLLLHKGLGGKAAQARILELLELVGIQKPQERLKAYPHQLSGGQRQRVMIAMALACEPELLIADEPTTALDVTVQRKILLLLKSLQQRLGMSLLLISHDLNLVRSIAQRVCVMRAGEIVEQADCQTLFNAPQHPYSRLLLDAEPAGSALCNDERETVLQVDNLTVQFPLGGGLFRRKTYLRAVDGISLSVQRGKTLGIVGESGSGKSTLGQAILRLLDSTGSIRFQGEALDPLNNQQMRPWRKQMQVVFQDPFGSLSPRMSVQQIISEGLEVHAPCSLADRDAQVIQVLKDVGLDPASRHRYPHEFSGGQRQRIAIARALVLKPALMLLDEPTSALDRTVQKQVVALLRELQEKYGLTYLFISHDLAVVRAMAHDMIVIKDGKVVERGASHDVFEAPQHAYTKELLAAAHIPL
- a CDS encoding sigma-54 interaction domain-containing protein, whose translation is MNSNESLKDYQRVRGLAIQSLFEIIEQSSEGTVIVDRDANIVWMNERYAKRFGLKSADDAIGQPCEQVIANSLLRQVVRNDQPILLDIQDTPKGPLVVMRLPIHDDAGAVIGAIGFALFDELRNLSPLIERYLSMQQELASTRSLLRSRQSKYNFAHFIGTSAASLEVKRRARRSASAESPVLLLGETGTGKELLAQAIHGASPRAHKAFVSINSAAIPHDLLEAEFFGTAPGAFTGADRKGRPGKLQIAQGGTLFLDEIGDMPLPLQSKLLRVLQEKEYEAVGSNDMLHSDVRVIAATSMDLEAAIKRGEFRADLYYRLNVLPIQVPPLRERLDDIPALSEAILEELRSQHELDREALALLAQHAWPGNIRELRNVLERAALLSDDLVLDAREIRAAIGTFSPVQRDAVETLEGETFAAARERFDRQLIAAALKACEGNVVDAAKRLGLGRSTLYKKMVALGIA